From a single Aspergillus puulaauensis MK2 DNA, chromosome 2, nearly complete sequence genomic region:
- a CDS encoding SH3 domain protein (COG:S;~EggNog:ENOG410PHK2;~InterPro:IPR036028;~TransMembrane:1 (o239-264i);~go_function: GO:0005515 - protein binding [Evidence IEA]), with protein sequence MSDSCISLSGSTQCPAFNGSSISTNSDLHNDFPFLRNVSNLEDFDTALHSYVLGSYIQNKYAVYLGCQGDLTNTSEYYARYTTSAICSGLVQSSATDCDLSSEQTRPLCAEDCASMASSEEEIAVNDELCPDRRNDYLSQVRSDFSVCIGPNGTLDTSCIRGADNEPNECGYRSNLLGLCSFCASSTTNSTDSCCINANAATRCKGVDIPTPSTSFIPIYTSDSPSDSGSGGGLSGGQIAGIVIGSVAGFALLAALIAFGLIYYCRRKRESGDDSSLNKPNPQRKGSPMQQPESPSFAAPGRVARMSALREAPSHSPRSRNSGAFFGSAKYGSDSSDSEGFASPGAMHKKIPPTTGKRQGSLSSNSALAGAGSDTSPRSGTIGHYSSPEGLTSGQSEQLSSFQDYYSQDDIHPGDKVAVLWAYQPRAGDEFGLDRGEIIKVIGIWDDGWATGVRVPETAEEYEARHREQRDSGFSNRSQRTSPALSGEIKAFPLVCVCLPQHWSKIIDGGQEDDGP encoded by the exons ATGTCCGATTCGTGCATCTCGCTGTCGGGCTCAACGCAATGCCCTGCGTTCAATGGCTCCTCGATCTCCACAAACTCCGACCTTCACAATGATTT TCCATTTTTGCGAAACGTCTCGAACCTAGAAGACTTCGACACGGCACTGCACAGCTACGTACTGGGGTCGTACATTCAGAACAA ATATGCTGTCTACCTgggatgtcaaggagatCTCACCAATACTAGCGAATACTATGCGCGCTATACCACAAGCGCCATTTGCAGTGGCCTAGTTCAAAGCTCCGCGACTGACTGCGATTTATCGTCCGAGCAAACACGACCACTCTGTGCCGAAGATTGC GCATCAATGGCTTCcagtgaggaggagattgcggttAACGACGAGCTTTGTCCCGATCGACGAAACGACTATCTCAGCCAGGTCCGCTCAGATTTCTCCGTGTGTATTGGGCCCAACGGCACCCTCGACACATCGTGCATAAGAGGCGCAGACAATGAACCCAATGAATGCGGCTACCGATCGAATCTTCTAGGGCTTTGCAGCTTTTGCGCATCTAGCACCACCAACTCCACGGATTCTTGTTGTATAAATGCAAATGCAGCGACTCGATGCAAAGGTGTCGACATCCCAACGCCATCCACCTCGTTTATCCCCATATATACATCTGATTCGCCTTCCGACAGCGGCTCGGGTGGTGGCTTATCCGGTGGCCAGATCGCGGGTATCGTTATAGGTTCCGTTGCCGGTTTCGCGCTTCTAGCTGCTCTGATAGCGTTTGGCTTGATCTACTACTGTCGACGGAAACGTGAGTCTGGGGATGACAGTTCCTTGAACAAGCCGAATCCCCAGAGAAAAGGTTCTCCAATGCAGCAGCCTGAGAGCCCGTCCTTCGCCGCGCCAGGACGTGTTGCGAGGATGTCTGCATTACGTGAGGCTCCAAGCCACTCTCCTCGTTCCCGCAACTCGGGCGCGTTCTTTGGTAGTGCCAAGTATGGTAGTGATTCTTCCGACTCGGAAGGATTTGCAAGCCCCGGGGCCATGCACAAGAAGATTCCACCCACAACCGGAAAACGCCAAGGTTCCCTCTCGAGTAACTCTGCCCTGGCAGGTGCGGGTAGCGATACCTCTCCGCGCTCGGGTACGATCGGGCACTACTCTTCTCCAGAAGGCTTGACCAGTGGGCAATCTGAACAGCTATCATCTTTCCAAGACTACTACTCTCAGGATGACATTCATCCCGGCGATAAGGTTGCAGTACTCTGGGCTTATCAACCGCGGGCGGGTGACGAGTTTGGCTTGGACCGTGGTGAAATAATTAAGGTGATAGGTATTtgggatgatggatgggCGACGGGTGTTCGCGTCCCCGAGACTGCAGAAGAGTACGAGGCTAGACATCGGGAACAACGTGACAGTGGTTTTTCAAATCGATCTCAGAGGACGTCCCCAGCCCTGTCGGGTGAGATCAAAGCATTCCCGTTGGTTTGCGTTTGTCTCCCTCAACATTGGAGCAAAATCATTGATGGTGGACAAGAAGATGACGGCCCCTGA